One window from the genome of Pseudonocardia hierapolitana encodes:
- a CDS encoding polysaccharide deacetylase family protein has translation MTLLVSAPAGYQEERRYVLGVVLGDWLGLDWSLVTHERPDVRIGLAEDPDGAAVTTPDALFSTAPDQWLTDSALPSRPLPRRRVGQAAAGVLDAEEQLPVLYGGSSPPSANLAEQCEQGVRLDVDVFGSAFAMLTRYEEVVMAAARDTYDRFPLASTLAFAEGFVESPVVDAYVALLAAALGRVWPRMEFRRHRYQVMLTHDVDDPLSTVGRRPRMLARQFAGDLVRRRDVGLALRRVRAVVDARRGRYDTDPNNTFEFLMDVSERHSLRSSFYFLARGDADPAAPRYQLFDHPWVQDLMRRVHRRGHEIGLHAGFGTYRDAAATAEEFDRLRTAAEGQGIAQESWGGRQHYLQWRNPHTWRNWGAAGLKYDCSVAFSEAVGFRTGTSREFPVFDLLARTPLDLVEKPFQVMDVSLFGHMSLVPDDAARATLRIAQQCRRYGGTIGILWHNDEVLRTAREKHWYEELIATVAAL, from the coding sequence ATGACCCTCCTCGTCTCGGCTCCAGCTGGATACCAGGAGGAGCGCCGCTACGTCCTGGGCGTCGTTCTCGGCGACTGGCTGGGGCTCGACTGGAGCCTCGTGACGCACGAGCGTCCGGACGTCAGGATCGGCCTCGCCGAGGATCCGGACGGTGCAGCCGTGACGACGCCGGATGCCCTCTTCAGCACTGCGCCCGACCAGTGGTTGACCGACTCCGCGCTGCCGTCGAGACCGCTGCCGAGACGGCGAGTGGGTCAGGCCGCGGCCGGGGTGCTGGATGCCGAGGAGCAACTGCCCGTCCTCTACGGCGGTTCCTCGCCCCCGTCGGCCAACCTCGCCGAGCAGTGCGAGCAGGGTGTGCGCCTCGACGTCGACGTGTTCGGCAGCGCATTCGCGATGCTCACGAGGTACGAGGAAGTCGTCATGGCTGCTGCGCGCGACACCTACGACCGCTTCCCCCTGGCATCGACGCTCGCGTTCGCCGAGGGCTTCGTGGAGTCACCAGTGGTCGACGCGTACGTCGCACTGCTCGCCGCGGCCCTCGGCAGGGTGTGGCCGCGCATGGAGTTCCGGCGCCACCGATACCAGGTGATGTTGACCCACGACGTGGACGACCCGTTGTCGACCGTAGGACGCCGCCCCCGCATGCTGGCCCGTCAGTTTGCGGGCGACCTGGTCCGGCGCCGAGACGTCGGGCTCGCGCTGCGTCGGGTGCGTGCGGTCGTCGACGCACGCCGCGGGCGCTACGACACCGACCCGAACAACACTTTCGAGTTCCTCATGGACGTCAGCGAGCGTCACTCCTTGCGCAGTTCCTTCTACTTCCTCGCCCGAGGCGACGCGGATCCGGCAGCTCCGCGCTACCAGTTGTTCGATCATCCCTGGGTCCAGGACCTGATGAGACGCGTCCATCGGCGCGGTCACGAGATCGGATTGCACGCGGGGTTCGGCACGTATCGCGACGCTGCGGCCACGGCGGAGGAGTTCGACCGCCTGCGCACCGCGGCCGAGGGTCAGGGCATCGCTCAGGAGTCCTGGGGCGGCCGGCAGCACTACCTGCAGTGGAGGAATCCGCACACATGGCGGAACTGGGGTGCAGCAGGGCTCAAGTACGACTGCTCGGTCGCCTTCAGTGAAGCCGTGGGCTTCCGGACGGGCACGAGTCGTGAATTCCCCGTATTCGATCTGCTGGCGCGCACACCGCTGGACCTCGTCGAGAAGCCGTTCCAGGTGATGGACGTGTCCCTTTTCGGCCATATGTCTCTCGTCCCGGACGACGCCGCCCGCGCGACGCTGCGCATCGCCCAGCAGTGCCGACGATACGGCGGCACCATCGGCATCCTCTGGCACAATGACGAGGTACTACGCACCGCGCGGGAGAAGCACTGGTACGAGGAGTTGATCGCGACTGTCGCCGCTCTCTGA
- a CDS encoding right-handed parallel beta-helix repeat-containing protein yields MRYGRTITAALVVAALAACAQESPEPSPQRPPNSVYPAPPTAPALDAAALVVALDGDDAAEGTAAAPLRTIDAAAGRAQPGDTILVRAGTYEGDVRTAASGTESQRITFIAESPDTRIVGVGGTDGAWENEGAYVDIVGFDITGPNADGLYNKGSQARLMRNRVHGIAGNCIYVQNEDYSVTDVDVLSNVTFDCGEDKLDHGIYVTHRGGRVANNISYGNTGYGIQCWHACNSLAIVNNLVFNNPEGGIVVGADDDEYETGNSLIANNIVVDNGREGIRETGESGDGNRFVNNLLWGNDRDAIQINGGDEAGTIVADPQFVNFAADGSGDYRLAPTSPAIDTGEPEVALRFAFDRAPRPQSQGFDVGPYEQ; encoded by the coding sequence ATGAGGTACGGGCGGACGATCACCGCGGCACTGGTCGTGGCGGCCCTGGCGGCGTGCGCCCAGGAATCCCCCGAGCCATCACCGCAGAGGCCACCCAACAGCGTCTACCCGGCGCCGCCGACGGCACCAGCCCTCGACGCCGCCGCGCTCGTCGTCGCTCTCGACGGTGACGACGCCGCGGAGGGCACGGCCGCCGCGCCGCTGCGCACGATCGACGCGGCCGCGGGGCGCGCCCAACCCGGGGACACGATCCTCGTCCGGGCCGGCACCTACGAGGGCGACGTCCGCACGGCGGCCAGCGGCACCGAGAGCCAACGCATCACGTTCATCGCCGAGTCGCCCGACACCCGGATCGTCGGCGTCGGAGGCACGGACGGAGCCTGGGAGAACGAGGGCGCCTACGTCGACATCGTGGGGTTCGACATCACGGGACCGAACGCGGACGGGCTGTACAACAAGGGTTCGCAGGCGCGGCTGATGAGGAACCGGGTGCACGGCATCGCCGGCAACTGCATCTACGTGCAGAACGAGGACTACAGCGTCACCGACGTCGATGTGCTCAGCAACGTCACGTTCGACTGTGGGGAGGACAAGCTCGACCACGGCATCTACGTCACCCACCGGGGTGGCCGGGTGGCCAACAACATCTCCTACGGCAACACCGGTTACGGCATCCAGTGCTGGCACGCCTGCAACAGTCTCGCGATCGTGAACAACCTCGTGTTCAACAACCCGGAGGGCGGGATCGTCGTCGGCGCGGATGACGACGAGTACGAGACCGGCAACTCCCTGATCGCCAACAACATCGTGGTCGACAACGGTCGCGAGGGTATCCGGGAGACCGGGGAGTCGGGCGACGGCAACCGGTTCGTGAACAACCTCCTGTGGGGCAACGACCGGGACGCCATCCAGATCAACGGCGGCGACGAGGCGGGCACGATCGTCGCGGACCCGCAGTTCGTGAACTTCGCGGCGGACGGATCGGGCGACTACCGGCTCGCGCCGACCAGCCCGGCCATCGACACCGGGGAGCCGGAGGTAGCCCTGCGATTCGCATTCGACCGTGCGCCGCGGCCCCAGTCTCAGGGGTTCGACGTCGGGCCGTACGAACAGTAA
- a CDS encoding lipopolysaccharide biosynthesis protein, which yields MGALRLSGPLRGVASIVSGSVAGQAVVILTYPLLTRLYDPGDFGLFTVFASVVSMIAVASTASLESAVPLPVDDRDAAAVAWAALAFVAATGLVTALVGAVAAAPLAALLGAPRLAGYWWLVVLTVLAFGTYLVLSDWMVRDRSYGALGRRNLLQGIGQVGTQLGLGLAGVRPVGLLMGLGVGRVIALGGLVSRRGLLRQPRPTVAAIRAAVRRYRRFPLIAMPSALVNSAGLEVPLLLVAALYGDVRAGFLGLTVRVISGPFTVIGQAVNQVFAGESSAAIRTPNGTLGRIVRTSVRRLLLVGAVPAAVLLAAGPALFGVVFGQEWTEAGEYARLLALAYLGQLAVVPVSSTLFLLERQHHELAWVVLRLLLTAGGPLVCGIAGAPVTTAIAALAAGHALSYVLLYLLCIRAADDADRRFRAGSS from the coding sequence ATGGGAGCATTGCGCCTCAGCGGGCCACTGCGTGGGGTCGCCAGCATCGTCAGCGGCAGCGTCGCCGGACAGGCCGTCGTGATCCTCACCTACCCGCTGCTGACCAGGCTCTACGATCCCGGCGACTTCGGCCTGTTCACCGTGTTCGCCTCCGTGGTGAGCATGATCGCCGTCGCGAGCACCGCCTCGCTCGAGTCCGCGGTCCCGCTGCCGGTCGACGACCGGGACGCCGCGGCCGTGGCCTGGGCGGCCCTTGCTTTCGTGGCGGCAACGGGCCTGGTCACGGCGCTGGTCGGCGCCGTGGCGGCGGCGCCGCTGGCCGCGTTGCTCGGCGCGCCCCGGCTCGCCGGGTACTGGTGGCTGGTCGTGCTCACCGTGCTCGCCTTCGGGACCTACCTCGTGCTGTCGGACTGGATGGTCCGCGACCGGAGCTACGGTGCGCTGGGCAGGCGGAACCTGCTGCAGGGCATCGGTCAGGTCGGCACGCAGCTCGGCCTCGGACTCGCCGGCGTGCGGCCCGTCGGGCTCCTGATGGGCCTCGGCGTCGGCCGTGTCATCGCGCTCGGGGGCCTGGTCTCCCGGAGAGGACTGCTGCGCCAGCCACGGCCGACCGTGGCCGCGATCCGGGCCGCCGTGCGGCGCTACCGCCGGTTCCCCCTGATCGCCATGCCGTCCGCTCTCGTCAACTCCGCGGGGCTCGAGGTTCCTCTGCTCCTGGTCGCCGCCCTGTACGGCGACGTGCGCGCGGGATTCCTCGGCCTGACCGTCCGGGTCATCTCCGGACCGTTCACCGTGATCGGCCAGGCCGTCAACCAGGTGTTCGCGGGCGAGTCCAGCGCGGCGATCCGCACGCCGAACGGCACGCTCGGCCGGATCGTTCGGACGTCGGTGCGCCGGCTCCTGCTCGTGGGAGCAGTTCCGGCCGCCGTTCTTCTCGCCGCCGGCCCGGCATTGTTCGGCGTCGTGTTCGGCCAGGAATGGACCGAGGCCGGCGAGTACGCCCGCCTGCTGGCGCTCGCCTACCTGGGTCAGCTCGCCGTGGTCCCGGTCTCCTCGACGCTCTTCCTGCTGGAGCGGCAGCACCACGAGCTGGCCTGGGTGGTGCTCCGGTTGCTGCTCACGGCGGGCGGCCCCCTCGTGTGCGGGATCGCCGGCGCTCCCGTCACCACGGCGATCGCGGCACTGGCGGCCGGGCACGCTCTGTCCTACGTCCTGCTGTACCTGTTGTGCATCCGAGCCGCGGACGACGCCGACCGGCGCTTCCGCGCGGGGTCTTCGTGA
- a CDS encoding GNAT family N-acetyltransferase, with protein MTGAGVTDEIPWAHTPFEQRWWLEAVAPGQWGETLVERQGKIVARLPWVRRRKLGVTVLTQPPLTRFVGPWIQTGEGKYETRLVAEHELMAELIARLPRFDSYRASLAPAITNWLPFYWAGFDATVRYTYRLDDLSDPDRVWNGLRSNIRNHVRRASRQLEVRTDLGVDEVLTINRKVFARQGLPVSFSDALAHRLDHACRARRARSVLAAVDADGRVHAAWFFVHDATTTYLLFGGGDPELRSSGANSLVVWEAIRRACETSQSFDFLGSMIEPIERFNRAFGARQVPYFFVSRTRPHARLLFGARDAARLARALTDARRRGGEESTPTGEGTSG; from the coding sequence GTGACCGGAGCCGGCGTCACCGACGAGATCCCGTGGGCGCACACCCCGTTCGAGCAGCGGTGGTGGTTGGAGGCCGTGGCCCCCGGTCAGTGGGGGGAGACGCTCGTCGAGCGGCAGGGGAAGATCGTGGCCAGGCTTCCCTGGGTGCGCCGCCGCAAGCTCGGAGTCACCGTGCTCACGCAGCCGCCGCTGACCCGGTTCGTCGGTCCGTGGATCCAGACCGGGGAGGGCAAGTACGAGACCCGGCTCGTCGCCGAGCACGAACTGATGGCGGAGCTGATCGCGAGGCTGCCGAGGTTCGACTCGTACCGCGCATCCTTGGCCCCGGCGATCACGAACTGGTTGCCGTTCTACTGGGCGGGGTTCGACGCGACGGTGCGCTACACCTACCGCCTCGACGATCTCAGCGATCCCGACCGGGTGTGGAACGGTCTCCGCTCGAACATCCGCAACCACGTCCGTCGCGCGAGCCGGCAGTTGGAGGTGCGCACCGACCTGGGCGTCGACGAGGTCTTGACGATCAACCGGAAGGTCTTCGCCCGGCAGGGGCTGCCGGTGTCCTTCAGCGACGCGCTGGCACACCGGCTCGACCACGCATGCCGGGCGCGGAGGGCGCGGAGCGTCCTGGCCGCGGTCGACGCCGACGGCCGGGTCCACGCCGCCTGGTTCTTCGTGCATGATGCGACGACGACCTATCTGCTGTTCGGTGGCGGCGATCCGGAGTTGCGCTCGAGTGGCGCGAACAGCCTCGTCGTCTGGGAGGCGATCCGCAGGGCCTGTGAGACGTCGCAGAGTTTCGACTTCCTCGGCTCGATGATCGAGCCCATCGAGCGGTTCAACCGCGCCTTCGGCGCCCGTCAGGTGCCGTACTTCTTCGTTTCGCGTACTCGGCCGCACGCGCGGCTGCTGTTCGGGGCCCGCGACGCCGCACGCCTCGCGCGCGCACTGACCGACGCCCGTCGCCGTGGAGGCGAGGAGTCGACCCCGACGGGGGAAGGCACGTCTGGCTGA
- a CDS encoding GNAT family N-acetyltransferase: MIDEIPWAHTPFEQRWWLEAVAPGQWGETLVERQGKIVARLPWVRRGRLGVTVLSQPPLTRFFGPWLHASASRYEARLRNERDLMTELIAKLPRFDAYRASFAPTVTNWLPFYWAGFDATVRYTYRLDDLSDPDRLWDGVGKNVRNHVRRASRLLEVRTDLGVDDVLRINRKVFARQGLPVSFSDALAHRLDRACQARGVRSVLAAVDARERVHAAQFFVRDATTTYSLFGGADPELRSSGAHSLVVWEAIRRACETSQSFDFLGSMIESVERFNRAFGARQVPYFFVSRTRPHVRPMLAARSAATRLARAAADARRARGGESGPTGEDGPG; encoded by the coding sequence GTGATCGACGAGATCCCCTGGGCGCACACCCCGTTCGAGCAGCGGTGGTGGTTGGAGGCCGTGGCCCCCGGCCAGTGGGGGGAGACGCTCGTCGAGCGCCAGGGGAAGATCGTGGCCAGGCTTCCCTGGGTGCGCCGCGGTCGGCTGGGTGTCACCGTGCTCAGCCAGCCGCCGCTGACCCGCTTCTTCGGTCCGTGGCTTCATGCCTCGGCAAGCAGGTACGAGGCTCGGCTCAGGAACGAGCGCGATCTGATGACCGAGCTGATCGCGAAGCTGCCGAGGTTCGATGCGTACCGCGCGAGCTTCGCCCCGACTGTCACGAACTGGTTGCCGTTCTACTGGGCCGGCTTCGACGCCACGGTGCGGTACACCTACCGGCTCGACGATCTCAGCGATCCCGACCGCCTGTGGGACGGCGTCGGCAAGAACGTCCGCAACCACGTCCGCCGCGCGAGCCGGCTGCTGGAGGTGCGTACCGACCTGGGCGTCGACGACGTCCTTCGGATCAACCGGAAGGTCTTCGCCCGGCAGGGACTGCCGGTGTCCTTCAGCGACGCGCTGGCACACCGGCTCGACCGCGCTTGCCAGGCGCGGGGGGTGCGGAGCGTTCTGGCCGCGGTCGACGCTCGCGAGCGGGTCCACGCCGCCCAGTTCTTCGTGCGGGACGCGACGACGACCTACTCGCTCTTCGGCGGCGCCGATCCGGAGTTGCGCTCCAGCGGTGCGCACAGCCTCGTCGTCTGGGAGGCGATCCGCAGGGCCTGTGAGACGTCGCAGAGTTTCGACTTCCTCGGCTCGATGATCGAGTCCGTCGAGCGGTTCAACCGTGCCTTCGGAGCGCGCCAGGTGCCGTACTTCTTCGTTTCACGTACTCGGCCGCACGTGCGGCCGATGCTCGCCGCCCGCAGTGCTGCGACACGCCTCGCGCGCGCAGCGGCCGACGCTCGTCGGGCCAGGGGTGGGGAATCAGGCCCGACCGGGGAAGACGGGCCTGGTTAG
- a CDS encoding PIG-L family deacetylase, whose amino-acid sequence MSAETTAGPAPRVVFIGGLDDGRRAVEVLLRHPRADLVAAFVLDDSEASRVSGFRAFDDLVEPGRLRKIRRIKHHVDEIRELAPDVIIVVGFSQVIPPAILDVPPGGVIGFHSAVLPGRRGCSPLIWAMVDGLTETGISMFYMDEGIDTGDVIAVERFAIEEDDDAADVLRKADDATVRLLERHLDAVLDGTAPRTPQPEGAGTYTRRRTPADGEIDWTRPAHEVVNLIRALAPPYPVAHTYAGDGVPVLIEKARAAPELQLPPPRRLQHDPMYQQVLCVVAHPDDETLGVGGTLALHAEAGSEVTVVIMSEGEEEKLAHTPRCETRRECALAAAEELGIATVEFHDFPDQRLDSVPFIELIKTVEAAIGTHRPTVIYTHHGGDANTDHQVVFKAVYAASRPMTPLGSTVSRFLTFETPSSTDQAPQVGDYVFNPTTYIDVESVWDRKVKALECYPTEMIGGRHPRSFEYIEALARVRGGHSGYMLAEGFVSVRERLTRPVFPGRA is encoded by the coding sequence ATGTCCGCAGAGACGACCGCCGGACCGGCACCGCGGGTGGTGTTCATCGGAGGGCTCGACGACGGTCGCCGCGCCGTCGAGGTCCTCCTCCGGCACCCGCGGGCCGACCTGGTCGCCGCCTTCGTCCTCGACGATTCCGAGGCGTCGCGGGTCTCGGGCTTCCGCGCATTCGACGACCTGGTCGAGCCCGGTCGGCTGCGCAAGATCAGGCGCATCAAGCACCACGTCGACGAGATCCGGGAGCTCGCCCCGGATGTGATCATCGTCGTCGGCTTCTCCCAGGTCATCCCGCCGGCGATCCTCGACGTCCCGCCCGGCGGGGTCATCGGCTTCCATTCGGCCGTGCTGCCGGGCCGCCGCGGCTGCTCGCCGCTCATCTGGGCCATGGTCGACGGGCTGACCGAGACCGGCATCTCGATGTTCTACATGGACGAGGGGATCGACACCGGCGACGTCATCGCGGTCGAGCGGTTCGCCATCGAGGAGGACGACGACGCCGCGGACGTGCTGCGCAAGGCCGACGACGCCACTGTCCGCCTGCTCGAGAGGCATCTCGACGCCGTCCTCGACGGCACGGCACCACGCACCCCGCAGCCGGAGGGCGCTGGCACGTACACCCGCAGGCGCACGCCCGCCGACGGCGAGATCGACTGGACCAGGCCTGCCCACGAGGTCGTCAACCTGATCCGGGCACTCGCGCCGCCGTACCCGGTGGCCCACACCTACGCCGGCGACGGCGTACCGGTGCTGATCGAGAAGGCGCGCGCAGCCCCCGAGCTGCAGCTCCCGCCGCCGCGGCGGCTCCAGCACGACCCGATGTACCAACAGGTGCTCTGCGTCGTGGCCCATCCCGACGACGAGACGCTCGGGGTCGGCGGCACGCTCGCGCTGCACGCCGAGGCCGGCAGCGAGGTCACGGTCGTGATCATGTCGGAGGGCGAGGAGGAGAAGCTCGCGCACACCCCCCGGTGCGAGACACGCCGTGAATGTGCCCTCGCCGCGGCCGAGGAACTGGGCATCGCGACGGTGGAGTTCCACGACTTCCCCGACCAACGGTTGGACTCGGTCCCCTTCATCGAGCTGATCAAGACGGTCGAGGCGGCAATCGGGACGCACCGTCCGACCGTCATCTACACCCACCACGGCGGCGACGCGAACACGGACCACCAGGTGGTCTTCAAGGCGGTCTACGCGGCCAGCAGGCCGATGACCCCGCTGGGATCGACCGTCAGCCGCTTCCTGACGTTCGAGACACCGTCGTCCACCGACCAGGCGCCACAGGTCGGAGACTACGTCTTCAACCCCACCACGTACATCGATGTCGAGTCCGTGTGGGACCGCAAGGTCAAGGCGCTGGAGTGCTATCCCACCGAGATGATCGGAGGGCGGCACCCGCGCAGCTTCGAGTACATCGAGGCCCTGGCGAGAGTCCGCGGTGGACACTCCGGGTACATGCTCGCCGAGGGCTTCGTGTCGGTGCGCGAACGGCTAACCAGGCCCGTCTTCCCCGGTCGGGCCTGA
- a CDS encoding polysaccharide biosynthesis tyrosine autokinase translates to MGSCEIANRSWALAPGRRGLRVTPRECLDVLGARWRSVIAGLLLGLLVAVGVTVLVPPTYAASVTIFVSARSPGGDVAAAVEGGDLSAQRMATYLEVLRSQRVASQVAERMGGGITADEVLDKISASTTPDTLLLTATVEDESPQRAADIANTLAERFNANVAELEQPDPQTPPVVTARTFESAVPPTSPTQPRPLLNIALGLVLGLLAGIGYALLRNALDRSVKSRDQLRRAVDAPVLGVIADDNDVRAHRLAFRERPRGRVAEAFRQLRANLQSINVHDAHRTILLTSAGPDEGTTTTVCNLALAMADAGKRVLVIEADFRHPRAADLFGIDRTVGLTNVLASRVNWMPAVHRWHDAVDVLPSGPLPPNPSELLSQPTMDRLLADVRARYDVVIIDSPPLGAVSDASVLAPRVDGVVLVVRWGKTTTSAAEEATLALRTVSARLLGSVLTMVQGKNDGGDDAYLASSVGTQYAVGPWSVSPGSSSPVPGGRDGPPPPPQAPAPVAHPPSEAVLAATAQRPSPRPRPRPEGG, encoded by the coding sequence ATGGGGAGTTGTGAGATTGCCAACAGATCCTGGGCGCTGGCGCCCGGGAGACGGGGGTTGCGTGTGACACCGCGGGAGTGTCTGGACGTACTCGGCGCTCGATGGCGGTCCGTCATAGCCGGGCTTCTGCTGGGCCTGCTCGTCGCCGTTGGTGTCACCGTGCTCGTGCCGCCGACGTACGCGGCTTCGGTCACCATCTTCGTCTCCGCGCGATCTCCCGGTGGTGACGTGGCCGCGGCCGTTGAGGGCGGTGACCTGTCCGCTCAGCGGATGGCCACCTACCTCGAGGTGCTGCGCAGCCAACGGGTCGCCTCGCAGGTGGCGGAGCGGATGGGGGGCGGGATCACCGCCGACGAGGTGCTGGACAAGATCAGCGCGAGCACCACACCGGACACCCTGTTGCTCACCGCGACCGTCGAGGACGAGTCGCCGCAGCGGGCCGCGGACATCGCGAACACCCTGGCCGAGAGGTTCAACGCCAACGTCGCAGAGCTGGAGCAGCCGGACCCGCAGACCCCACCGGTGGTCACCGCCCGGACGTTCGAGTCGGCCGTCCCACCGACATCGCCGACACAGCCGCGGCCGCTGCTGAACATCGCGCTCGGTCTCGTTCTCGGGCTCCTCGCCGGAATCGGCTACGCGCTGTTGCGCAACGCCCTCGACCGGTCCGTCAAGTCCCGCGATCAGCTGCGCCGCGCCGTCGACGCCCCGGTGCTGGGGGTGATCGCCGACGACAACGACGTCCGGGCGCACCGCCTCGCCTTCCGCGAGCGCCCCAGGGGCCGGGTGGCCGAGGCGTTCCGGCAGCTGCGCGCCAACCTGCAGTCCATCAACGTGCACGACGCCCACCGGACGATCCTGCTCACGAGCGCCGGCCCGGACGAGGGCACGACGACGACGGTGTGCAACCTCGCCCTGGCGATGGCCGACGCGGGCAAACGCGTGCTGGTGATCGAGGCCGACTTCCGCCACCCCCGCGCCGCGGACCTGTTCGGGATCGACCGCACCGTCGGGTTGACCAATGTCCTCGCCAGCCGCGTGAACTGGATGCCGGCCGTGCACCGGTGGCACGACGCCGTCGACGTCCTGCCCAGCGGGCCGCTGCCACCGAACCCCAGCGAGCTGCTCAGCCAGCCGACGATGGACCGGCTCCTCGCTGACGTGCGCGCCCGGTACGACGTCGTGATCATCGATTCGCCACCTCTGGGCGCCGTGTCGGACGCATCCGTCCTCGCTCCGCGGGTGGACGGTGTCGTGCTGGTGGTGCGCTGGGGGAAGACGACGACGTCGGCGGCCGAGGAAGCGACGCTTGCCCTCCGCACGGTGTCCGCACGGCTGCTCGGCTCGGTGCTGACGATGGTTCAGGGCAAGAACGACGGCGGGGACGACGCGTACCTCGCCAGCAGCGTCGGCACCCAGTACGCCGTCGGGCCGTGGTCTGTGTCGCCCGGCTCCTCATCGCCGGTGCCGGGAGGGCGCGACGGTCCGCCCCCGCCGCCGCAGGCACCGGCACCGGTGGCACATCCGCCATCCGAGGCGGTGCTCGCCGCCACCGCGCAGCGCCCGTCGCCGCGACCGCGTCCACGGCCTGAAGGGGGATGA
- a CDS encoding phosphatase PAP2 family protein — translation MVGDRVEPPLLPTALRRRTTVVVVVAVVVFALLAARYAGGSSARWLDHRTEKLVDELTPRSRWIVLLIEVGSPLVVVVTAFLTALVCLLLRRRRLALLAVLGPGAAGACAMLFQPLVGRTIEGDWAYPSGHTAGATSLALLAAFVLAALLRPDPPRAAALIAGIGALAGTSMTVLLVAAGWHYATDAVGGFLVAVAAVLGVALLIDALADRRREPDTVYTRRG, via the coding sequence GTGGTGGGTGATCGCGTCGAGCCGCCCCTTCTCCCGACGGCCCTGCGGCGCCGGACCACCGTGGTCGTGGTGGTCGCCGTCGTCGTCTTCGCCCTGCTGGCCGCGCGGTACGCGGGCGGGTCGAGTGCCCGCTGGCTCGACCACCGCACCGAGAAACTGGTCGACGAGCTCACGCCGCGCAGCCGCTGGATCGTCCTGCTGATCGAGGTCGGCAGCCCGCTGGTCGTCGTCGTCACCGCCTTCCTGACCGCGCTCGTGTGCCTGCTGCTCCGGCGTCGCCGGCTGGCGCTGCTCGCGGTCCTCGGGCCCGGCGCGGCCGGCGCGTGCGCGATGCTGTTCCAACCGCTGGTCGGCCGCACCATCGAGGGCGACTGGGCCTACCCCAGCGGTCACACCGCCGGGGCGACGTCACTCGCCCTCCTCGCGGCGTTCGTGCTGGCCGCGTTGCTGCGGCCCGACCCGCCGCGGGCGGCCGCGCTCATCGCCGGGATCGGCGCGCTGGCCGGCACCTCGATGACCGTGCTGCTCGTCGCCGCCGGCTGGCACTACGCGACCGACGCCGTCGGCGGTTTCCTCGTCGCGGTCGCCGCCGTGCTCGGCGTCGCCCTGCTGATCGACGCACTGGCCGACCGCCGCCGCGAGCCGGACACCGTCTACACGAGACGCGGGTAG
- a CDS encoding glycosyltransferase family 4 protein, whose product MNDIAHVRPRIRHLTSVHRVEDTRILHRECASLVRAGHDVALIAGRPAREPLAGVRVVGVGLPRNRIDRAFRLSWRVFRAARRERADICHFHDPELIWVGLLLKLLGCRVVYDVHEDVPLQIMNKWWIPWYARRFLAWGAAVAEWIGGRAFDAIVAATPTIAEKFPVAKTVVVQNFPEAEIAQRPEPVPVEERRYAFAYVGGLKAVQGAREIPEVAAALPEGARAVVAGWFDDEAVERDARSSEGWPRVDYLGGVAHERAIEAIRDAVCGIVVDHPISNYLDSYSTKMFEYMACAVPVVCSDFPLWVRLVGDADCGITVDPMDPRAAAAAIEKLLTDPDEARRLGANGRRAILERYNWETEFAKLDALYPRLV is encoded by the coding sequence GTGAACGACATCGCACATGTCCGTCCGAGGATCCGGCACCTGACCTCGGTGCACCGCGTGGAGGACACGCGGATCCTGCACCGGGAATGCGCGAGCCTGGTGCGGGCGGGCCACGACGTCGCGCTGATCGCCGGCCGGCCGGCCCGCGAACCCCTGGCCGGGGTGCGGGTCGTCGGGGTAGGGCTGCCGCGCAACCGCATCGACCGGGCGTTCCGCCTGTCGTGGCGGGTGTTCCGGGCCGCGCGGCGCGAGCGCGCCGACATCTGCCATTTCCACGACCCCGAGCTGATCTGGGTCGGTCTGCTGCTCAAGCTCCTCGGCTGCCGCGTGGTCTACGACGTTCACGAGGACGTCCCGCTGCAGATCATGAACAAGTGGTGGATCCCGTGGTACGCGCGGCGGTTCCTGGCCTGGGGTGCCGCCGTGGCCGAGTGGATCGGTGGCAGGGCCTTCGACGCGATCGTCGCCGCCACGCCGACGATCGCCGAGAAGTTCCCGGTGGCGAAGACGGTGGTGGTCCAGAATTTCCCGGAGGCCGAGATCGCGCAGCGACCGGAGCCGGTGCCCGTGGAGGAACGCCGGTACGCGTTCGCATACGTGGGCGGGCTCAAGGCCGTCCAGGGCGCTCGGGAGATCCCGGAGGTCGCCGCGGCGCTACCCGAAGGGGCGAGGGCGGTCGTCGCGGGCTGGTTCGACGACGAGGCCGTGGAGCGCGACGCGCGGTCGAGCGAGGGCTGGCCGCGGGTGGACTACCTCGGCGGCGTCGCCCACGAGCGTGCGATCGAGGCGATCCGCGACGCGGTGTGCGGGATCGTCGTCGACCACCCCATCAGCAACTACCTCGACTCCTACTCGACCAAGATGTTCGAGTACATGGCTTGCGCCGTGCCGGTGGTGTGCTCGGACTTCCCGCTGTGGGTCCGGCTCGTCGGCGACGCCGACTGCGGGATCACGGTCGACCCGATGGATCCGCGCGCGGCCGCCGCGGCGATCGAGAAGCTGCTCACGGATCCGGACGAGGCACGCAGGCTGGGCGCCAACGGCCGCCGCGCGATCCTCGAGCGCTACAACTGGGAGACCGAGTTCGCGAAGCTCGACGCGCTCTACCCGCGTCTCGTGTAG